A portion of the Cydia strobilella chromosome 5, ilCydStro3.1, whole genome shotgun sequence genome contains these proteins:
- the LOC134741291 gene encoding cytochrome P450 CYP12A2-like: MQMSKVRVVNVAAVNKTFLRSTTSITKENAEAIQNIKPWKEIPGPPALPIVGSMLSFLPGGKLSRYKGVQLNDKMYQLYGPIVRLEGLMGALPMVMLFDADAVEHVLRSENTMPIRPGFATMEYYRKKHNKTHDPKRQTGLLSDHGENWKEFRSKVNHVMLQPKTIKLYKDVLDDVANDMVAKLRSDRDENNMITKKIDLEMNLWALESIGVVALGTRLNCFDPNLPADSPARKLIKNVHDTFKIMEKVDFGPSPWRFFSTPMFKKAMKVYEEQESLTNCFINQAIKNMEDSKKNSIDTLNSEKPILEKLLEIDVRVAHIMASDMLMAGVDTAANTALATLYLLATNPDKQNKLREEVLAKETHKPYLRACIKESMRMLPVVNGNARLATKEYNLLGYRIPKDVMVIFSHQYMSNMKEHYPKPDEFIPERWLSDKEDPLYHGNAHPFVTNPFGYGVRMCIGRRIAELEMQTFISKVVENFNIDWTGGPINVTANSLNYITGPFHFVFKDL; this comes from the exons ATGCAGATGTCTAAAGTGCGTGTAGTAAATGTCGCAGCGGTGAACAAAACTTTTTTAAG AAGCACCACATCTATAACCAAAGAAAATGCAGAAGCAATCCAGAATATAAAACCATGGAAAGAAATCCCCGGGCCACCGGCTCTGCCTATTGTAGGATCTATGCTAAGTTTTTTACCTGGAG GAAAGCTATCAAGATACAAGGGCGTTCAATTAAATGACAAGATGTATCAACTATATGGACCTATAGTGAGATTGGAAGGACTTATGGGGGCGCTCCCAATGGTTATGTTGTTTGATGCTGATGCTGTTGAACAT GTCCTCCGATCTGAGAACACAATGCCAATACGACCCGGCTTCGCTACCATGGAATACTATCGTAAGAAGCACAACAAGACTCACGATCCCAAACGACAGACTGGCCTGTTATCCGA TCACGGTGAAAACTGGAAAGAATTTAGATCAAAGGTGAATCACGTCATGCTACAGCCGAAGACGATCAAATTGTACAAGGATGTTCTAGATGATGTTGCCAATGATATGGTTGCAAA aTTGAGATCTGACAGAGATGAAAACAATATGATAACGAAGAAAATAGACTTAGAAATGAACTTATGGGCTTTGGAGTCTATTGGAGTGGTAGCATTGGGGACCCGATTAAATTGCTTTGACCCCAATCTACCAGCAGATTCTCCTGCAAGGAAACTGATAAAAAACGTACATGATACCTTTAAAATTATGGAAAAGGTTGACTTTGGACCAAGCCcttggagatttttttcaacacccatGTTTAAAAAAGCTATGAAAGTTTATGAAGAACAAGAAAG tttaacaaattgttttattaaccaagcaataaaaaatatggaaGATTCTAAAAAGAACTCAATTGACACTCTCAACTCAGAGAAGCCCATTTTGGAAAAGCTACTCGAAATTGACGTTCGAGTAGCACACATTATGGCATCAGACATGCTTATGGCTGGAGTTGACACG GCTGCAAACACAGCACTTGCTACATTGTACCTTCTTGCAACAAATCCTGATAAACAAAATAAGCTTAGAGAAGAAGTTTTAGCCAAGGAAACTCATAAACCTTACTTGAGGGCCTGCATTAAGGAGTCTATGAGGATGCTACCTGTAGTTAATGGGAATGCGAGACTAGCTACTAAAGAATACAACTTGCTGGGATACAGGATTCCAAAAGAT GTAATGGTGATATTTTCCCACCAGTACATGTCTAATATGAAGGAGCACTATCCAAAACCTGATGAGTTCATACCAGAAAGATGGCTATCTGACAAGGAGGATCCCCTTTATCATGGCAATGCTCATCCCTTCGTTACCAATCCGTTCGGCTATGGTGTGAGGATGTGCATAG gTCGCCGCATTGCAGAACTAGAGATGCAGACATTTATATCTAAAGTCGTAGAGAATTTCAATATTGACTGGACGGGTGGACCCATCAACGTCACGGCCAATTCGCTCAACTATATTACAGGACCCTTTCATTTTGTATTTAAAGACTTGTAA